The genome window TCGAAGCATTGGTCAAGCGCCTACGTTCTACCGTTCGCACTTATCAACTGTTTGAGATCGCGCACCTGATCCTAGAAAAGCCCGAGCGTTATGTCGTAGTGGTAGAGAACAAAGCGAAAGCTGGCGAGAAGCCTGCGCCGTTGTTCTTTGCAGTTCCAGGGCATCTGCCATTCGATTCTGAAGAGGCCGCGATCAACCATGTGTTGAGCAATCACCTCGACCTATTCTTCGATGTCGAAGAAATTGAGGTCGAAGCACCAAAGGGGAATTTCCAGATGGTCAACCGTTGCTCGGTCACGGGTGACTTACTCGGGCCGCCAAACTACCACCGTTACCAAGAATTCTTGCAGCGCCACTATGCTGCGAAGATCACAGGCATGTCCTTTGATCGCTTTGTATCAAAGGTTGAAACGGTGAAAGAGCAGGAGTCGATCGATGCATGGGTGGAGTCGATGAAGAAGGGCGCGCGCTACACCGTGAAGGATCGCCAGGAGGGTGAGGCTGAATCGTTTGAGTCCCTAGAGGCTGTGCGTTTCTTCCTATTGCAGCATCGCAAAGATAAGATCGTCAGCTCCGGTGAGACGATTCGCTTTGCAGGTCGCGATATCGAGCGTCTGCCAAAGGGCGATATTCGCCGTTCGGTAGAATCCTACGTTGAGCAGCAACTACACTTCCCACTTGATTCTGCGAACAACATTCGCGGTCGTCTGCGTCGTCAAAAATTTGCCGTTTATAAAAAGGGCTCCAAGGGCGTATCCTTCGTCTGTGCCGTTAAACGTAAATTCCGCGACAGTAAGACTGTCTTTACGCCATCCATCCAGGGGTTGATCGAGTTCATCGAGAAGCATCCGAATACATCGGCGTCGAAATTGCCTAAACTCTATATCGATATCGATACCGAGCGTCAGCAGCCCGCTAAGCTTGAAATGACTGAGGCCGAAGTTGCCGCAGCCGCAGCCGCAGCCGAAGCAGCGAAGGCCGCTGCCGCAGAAGTAGCTGCCGCAGCCGCTGAAGCAGGCGAAGCAGTTGCCGAAGCTCCTGAGACTCCAGCCGTGGTTGAAGCGCCTGCTCCAGCAGCGGATGCCGCTGCTTCGACTGAAGCGATGCCGAAGGTCGAGCTAAGTGAGGACGAGCAGAAGCGCCTGAATCAACTCATGCTTGATTTGCGTTGGTTGATCGTTGAAGGCTACGTCACCGAGTATGGCGATGGCCGTCTCTTTGCAGCTCCGCCGATGCCTGAAGCAAAGCCGAAGGAAGCGAAGAAGCCAGCACCGAAGAAGGCGAAAGCTGAAGCAGTTGCTGAGCCGAAGGCTGCCGTTGCAGAAGCGCCAGTTGCTGTTGAGAAAGCGAAGGCTGAAGAGCCGGTTGCTGAGGTTGCACCTGAAGCGCCAGTGGTCGAAGAAGCGAAGGCTGAAGCGCCAGTTGCTGAAGTCGCACCTGAAGTTGCTGAGGTTGAAACAACAGAAGCTCCCGAAGCACCTGCTACAGAGACTACTGACGAAGCTGAGCCTAAAGCATAGCGATTCTTAAATTTGCGGGCATTCGGTGAGCATTAACGCTCGGCCGGATGCCCGTTTTTTGTGCCTATATACTGGCGCGCATCATAATTTGTGAAAAGTGCCTTCATTATACTTCTCTGTCTAAGGTCGGGGCTTTGCTTTGCGACGTGTCAGTCCGTAGCCTTGGCGAAGGCTGAAGACCGCGCAAAGGCCTAAATATCACTGAGTTTCGCAACGCCTCCTGCCTTCGCGGTTCGCGCGAGCACGACCCCTACGAAGATTTCTGAACCATGAAGAACCACAATACATAATGCGGGTCAGTATAGTTGTGAGGGGAGGGGTGCTGTTTGTAGTGCTCTGGGGCACTGTCTCGATCCGTGTGATTTGATTTGTAGCCTCGAAACTCTGTTGCGAGAACTTGCTGCGGCCTGTGTATCTCATACTTTGCTGCATTCTTTTGTAGCGGAGCCGTGAAGCGGTTTCGTGCAGAGTGTTCGCGCTTAGGTTTGGTGGTCGAAATGACTTCGTCAGTCCGCTACGAATCGAGTCACCATTCAGATTAAAAATATATTGATGTGGTATAAGACTGCGCAGCTGATCTAAACAAAAAGAGCCTTGTCGCTGGTGCGACAAGGCTCTGATTCATTCAATGGAAAGGTGTTTACCAGCGGTAAGTCGCACCGACGGAGACTTGGTCGCCGCGTCCGGGTGTGCCGGGGACTTCTTCGAAGTCGTCGTCCCATGCATTGTCGACTGAGGCGAAGAGCTCGAGGCCATCGACTTGTGGCGGGAAGATACTGAGTCCGACTACGGTGAAGAAGGCGTTATTACTGCCGTTGCGAAGGTCGTTGTCTTCTTGGCTGCGCCATTCGTTGTCGATACGGAACTCGAGCATCTCGATGGGGCGCCAGATCGCGCCGAGGGTTGCACGATGATCGGGGTAGTTGAGCGCGTAGTAACTACCGTCAATATTGTCATCTCCGTAGTCTTCGTCTTTGTGTAGGTAAGCGTAGCTGATGATGCCTTCGACCTTACCCCAGCGGCGTGTGCCGATCAGCTCGATGCCGAATGTTTCGATGTCGACTGAGTTGGCTGAGCGGGCTGACGTGTTTGAATTTGAGTAAGTCCAGTCGACTAGGTCATCGTCCCAACGGTAGAAGACAGCACTTTGGAAGCTCCATTCGGTGCGATCCAGGGCAAAGCCTAATTCAAGGTTTTGGCTGGTTTCACGATCCAGGTCGTAATTACTACGGAAAAGCCCGCCAGTTTCACTACCTCCGATGGCAGTGTAACCTGCGACTTGTGTGGCTTGTGCGTAGGATAGGTAGACCTTGTCGAATTGGCCATTGGCGTGGGTGCGTTTCCAAGTGATGTCCGAAATGGGCGAGACTTTAGAGCTATCGCGGTTGGTATCGTCATAAGTGGCGCCTGCGCGAACGCTCAGCTTTTCGTTTTCGGCAAGCTGCATGCGATATTCTGGCAGGATGCTCACCTTGTAGTAGCTGCGCGATGTGAAGTTGTTCTCCAGTGATGTAGAGTCGATGTTGTCTGCAGTGAATTGCGAGGAGTGATTGATGGCGAAGGCCTCGTTGATTTCATGTTTGCCAGCAAAGGCCAGTGCGCCGGACTTTGTTTCATGGGTGGCATTGTAGATCGCAGGGTTTTCTCTATCGTAAACATAGTAGTCGCTGTGGCGGCGGTAGTAGGTGCTTAACTCCCAGTTGCTGTCTGTGCCATAGTTTTGCTGGTGGTTGATTGAGAAGAGTCGGGTTTTCAGGTTTTCAGTCTCGTTCACGCCGAAAGGTGTGTAGAGGTTTGTCCAACCGAAGAATTTCTCCTGATAACCTGCGAAGAAGTCGGTCTGCGACTCTGGCCCGAGGAGTTGCACGCGGCCTGTGGTGCGGTTAAAGTCGTGATCGCCATGTTTGATGGTGCCGTCACTTTCGGAGCGGGAATATTCTGCTTCGACGCCCCAGCTCCATTCATCGGTATTGGCGAAGTCGCCAGTGAATGCTTGGTGGATGCGTTGGAAGTTGAGGTCGTGATCGCCGCCGCCGACGGTGGCGCTGCCGCCGTCTTGGATCTGGCTCCAGTCGTATTTGATGGTGCCCACGCTGCTATTAAATCCGTAGAGCGCATTATCTGCACCAGTCAATACCTGTGCATTCCCCATCATTTCCGGTGCGATGGGTAGTTCGGCCGAGTAGTGACCTGTCTGTGGGTCGATTATAGTCGCTGCGCCGACTTGGAAGCCGGTGTTCTCGAAGATGCCACCACGAATGCTGACGTCGCCCTGTGCTTCAGCCATATTACGAGCCTGTAAATCGACGCGGGGATTGAATTGTAGATCCGAGACGAGCGAATCGTAAGTGGTGACTGGCAATAAGTTCGCAGTCTCTTGTCCGTTGATTACTAAGGTCGGTAGCGCGAAGCCGCCGCTTTCTCCTTCGATGGTCGTCGGCACGTCTTCGGCAAAGGCAGTGCCGGAGAGTGAGAGCATTAAAATTGCAAGTGATGTGGATGCTGTTTGGTGCATGCATGCATCCAAAACGGGTTTTTAGGTGAAATTCAATTGTTAATTAATATTAATATGAACTTAACAATGGACTGGTTGCTGGTGTTAGTGGCTCTAATGGTTCTGCGTAGATCGTGCAGAGTGGTTCGTGCTGACCTCGAATGTCACGACTTGAGAGGCCTTTCACGCGTGTCTTAGCTTGATTGACGCGGTGCTGCATGCTTAGTTGTGGGGATATATGAGCAATAAACCAGATGGTTATGAGTGGATTTTTGTGCTGGGTTTTCCGATCCCGCGATCGGAGTTCTACAAGATCCTGTTTTTTTGCATATCTGCTTTATCAGTCGTTGTCGGGCTGGTCGTTTATTTCTGCTGGGGCTTGTTTTTTCCTGAAGCAGCGCGCGATACGAAGGTTGTTGAGGCAGAAAAAGTGGTCGCGACTGAGGTGATTACGGTTGAGAAAAAAGATGATGTAGAAGTGTTTTTTGAGAATCATTTTGCAGCGACCCGCTATAATGAAGTGGAGAGTATTCGAGCTGTCGGCACTTATACCTCTGGTAAAGTTGAAATGGAGTTCACCTTATTGGCTAAGAATCCTCATTTTTATAAGCAAAGTTTGAGGTATAATGATAAGCTGATTGAGGCGGGGTATGATGGTTCAGCCTTATGGTATCATCAGTCGCATCCTATAATCGACGAGACTGACGAGGCGCTGCTGGCGTTTAACCGCTCTTTGGCGATGTTAGAGTGCTCGATCCCTGCGCTGACATGGGAGTATGAGAAGGGCGAGGACTCGACTGTTGAGTTTCAACTCATGCCAAATGAGACATGGAATCAGCGTGAGTGTCTCGTGGTCAGGCAGATCGGTTTGTTGGATAGTCCGGTGTATCATTACTTGGATAAGGAGACTGGCCTAGAGTTGTATCGCCGTAGTTCGGTGAAGATCGATGCGCGTCGTCGCAAAGACGTGGAGCTAATCTATGCCGATCCTCTAGAAGGGGCGGACTATCCGATCCCTGGAGGTTTTGAGCTTTGGGTGGATGGCGTGCTGTATTGCACCGCAGTCTTCGAGAAAATTGATGTGAATCCCGGGTTGCCGAATTTCTTGTTCGAGCCACATGAGTAAAGGGTGGTGTTGCCGATTCTTTAGGATGGATCAGTGGGTGTTTCCGTTCTCGATGTAACCATTGCTTCCTCCTTTGGCGTAGGAGGAAGAGGGCGCGTTTGCGTCGGTTTTTGCTGCTAGGAGCGAACTGGCCTCATTTAACTTCTGTGATTTGCTGCTTGGGCTCTGCTGACGGCGCGGAGGCCGTCCCTCCCGCTATAAATCCCGTTGCGAGTCGCTGACTCCGCACAAAAAAAACGATGGCCGGTGTGGTCATCGTTTTTTGATTTAAAGGTCTGAATTAACCTAGGTTTAGGAGTTAGAAGTTAGGAGCCAGAAGTTAGTCTTTGATTCTGAAGCCTTTGTAGATTCTCCTATAGCCGCCTACCGAGCGCAGCGACACTTTATTATGCCCTTGGGTGCAACCGAAGGGCGAAGCCATTTGGCGAACGTCTAAGACGCCATAAAACACTGATGCTCAGCTTCTAACTCCTTCCTCCTGACTTCTAACTACTCTTTTAAGAATTAACTTATACGGAGGCCACTTCGGCGGCTTCCTTTTCGGCTTTTTGAGCTGCAAGCATTTCTGCACGGCGGGCACGGACGTCAAACATCGCGGACTGCTCGTCGGCATGGTAGGAGGAGCGCACGAGTGGCCCGGACTCACAGGCGCCGAAGCCGATGCTGAGTGCGTATTCTTTCCACTCGGCAAATTCTTCAGGTGTGACCCAGCGGTCAATCGGCTGGTGCTTCTTCGTCGGTTGTAGGTATTGGCCAATCGTCAAAATATCAACGCCGACTTTTTGCATGTCTTGCAGCACTTCCTTGATCTCGTCTTCGGTCTCACCGATGCCGAGCATGATGCCGGACTTCGTGGTGAAGCCGCGCGACTTGGCGTGTTCGAGCACCCAGAGCGAGCGGTCGTAGCGGGCGGTCTTACGGATTGGGCGCTGCAGGCGTTTGACCGTTTCGAGGTTGTGATTGAAAATGTCGGGGCAGGCGTCCAGCACGACGTCCAAATATTCCTGCTGTCCGCGGAAGTCTGCGGTGAGCACTTCGACGGCGCATTCTGGTTTGCGGTGGTGGATCGCGCGGATCGTCGCGGCCCAGACCGCGGCACCGCCGTCTTTCAGGTCGTCGCGTGCGACGGACGTGATGACTGCATGCTTGAGATCCATCTTGGCGATAGACTCTGCGACGCGTGCAGGCTCGCCGAGGTCGAGCTCAGTGGGGCGACCTGTTTGAATCGCGCAAAAGGTGCAGGAACGTGTGCAAATATTGCCGAGGATCATGACGGTCGCCGTGCCGCGCGACCAGCATTCGCCCATATTCGGGCACTGTGCACTTTTGCAAACTGTGTGGAGATCGTGGGTGTCGACGATTTCGCGCACTTCCTTGTATTCGACGCTAGTGGGTAGCTTCGCTCGGAGCCATTCTGGTTTACGGTTGTTCATGAGGGGCGGCAGTGTTCCGAAAAACTTTCTGGAATTCAACTGCTAAACGCGCTTTTACGATGGCGAGGTCAATTGGTTCGCCTAGCTCAGCTTGCATTGAGGTGACGGTGCCATCGGTAATGCCACAAGGCACGATCCCTTTGAAGTGGTTCATGTCGGGATTCACATTGAGGGCAAATCCGTGGTAGGTGACCCAGGTGCGCACGGCCACTCCGATTGCGCAGATCTTACGCTCACCGAGCCAGATGCCGGTCTTGCCTTCGCGGCGGGCGGACTGCAGGCCGAAGGTCGCGAGTGTGCGGATCACGACTTCTTCGAGATCGCGTAAATAGGCATGCAGGTCGCGGCGTTCTTGCAGTGAAATGATCGGGTAGCCCACAATTTGGCCAGGGCCGTGGTAGGTGATGTCGCCGCCGCGGTTACTGCGGATGACGCTGACACCTTGGGCTGTGAGTTGTGCTTCATTCCAGATCAGGTGCTGATCGGCACCTTTGCGCATGCCGATGGTATAGACGGGGGCGTGCTCGGTAAATACGAGTGTGTCGGGCGCTTGATTGGCTCGTCTGAGATCGACGAGCGTTTTTTGCCGCTCAAAGGCGTCCTCATATTCGGTGCGTCCCCAGTCGATGGTGTCGAGTGGGGGGATGTCACAGTTCTTAATCATACTCTTATTCGTAATCTTAATCTAAGTTGATGCACTGACTGGGGCCGGCTGCTTTAGCTACCGAATGGTTGAAGCCTCCGAGACGGTCCGCTTCTGTGAGGGATTAAGAGTCAGAATGGAAGAGTGCCTCTTCCATTACTTTTCGGCAGGCTGGAGCTGGCTGGCTTGGATGGTGCGTTGCCAGAGTTCTTTGCCTTCCATACTCATCACTTTGATGCTGATCGCGCGGTCTTCTTCGGGGCCGGTGAAGTCGAGCAGTGCGAAGTGGCGTTCGAAGGTGCTAGTGCCGGGCATGCGGAAGAAGTTTAGCTCGTCCTGATTTTCCTTCGGGTTCGCAGTGAGTGGCCCGAGTGTCAGGTCGAACAGGTTGTAGCTGTTGGCGTGCACGAGTCGGGTGAGCTCGCCATAGTATTTGCCGCCACTGATGAAAAAGAGGCCTGCGATACGCTCGTCGCGGAGCATTTGCAGGAGGTCGGAGTGCTCGCGTTCGGCGTAGCTGAGATTGCTACGGTTGTCGGCGGGGTTGAGGATCGGTGCGCCAGCGACGATGACTTTAAAGGTGGCGGTGCTGTTGATGATCTCTTGGCGGAGCCACTCGATTTGCGCTTTGCCGAGCATTTCAGGTAGGTGATGGCTGCTCGCGGCGTCGTCGCGGTAGCTACGAGTGTCGAGCATGAAGAAATCAACGTCGGAGCGGCGGAAACGTGTAGTGATGCCGTCTAGGCTGACGACTTCGACTGGCTGAGGCCAGTAGGCTTTAAAGCTGTCTTCGGCGTGCTGGCGGTAGGAGTAAAACTTGCCAGCGTTTTCGGTGCCGTAGTCGGCGTGACTCCAGGTTGCGTAATGCGGAAGGCTGGCGAGCAGCGGTTGGAGTTCGGAGACGCTGCGTGCTGTGCTGAAACGCTTGAGTGTGCCGCTTTTCGATGCCCAGTCGCTATCGCGCAGGTGGGCGGTGTTGCCTGTCCAGATCATGAGTTCGGGCTTCTCGGCAAGGATCGTGGAAAAGATCCCGTAGCCGCCGCCCAGTATTTGATAAGGTGGTTCGAAGCCTTCTTCAGTGACGTAGTGTGAGCCACCGACTGCGATCCTAAGGTCGGGTGGCGGAGTGCGGCCGAGGTAGTTGTCGGGCGTTGTAAAGGTGTTTTGATCTTCGGTCAGCTTGCCGTCGAGCTCGATGCGGTAGTTGTATTTTTTGCCTGGCTCGACTGCATTGAGCATGAGTGTGGCAGTGTTGTTTTCGGCGTATTGAGTCTCCACTGTGTGGCTCCACCGAAGTGCATCGGACTTGCCTTGCTCGGCATAGGCAACGCGCACTTTAGTGGGGGCATCGGTCTGCACCCATACATTGGCTTCGCGCATATCGATGTGTCCGAGCATGGGGCCGGCGACGATGTCGGCTTGGAGCGCGGCGCTGGTAGCGATGAAGGCGAGGGGAATCAGTGCGGAGAGGTGGCGGGGGGATAACAACATTATGCTACGATACTTTGATTTTTGAATGGCGTGAGAAGTGCACGGTATTGACCATGCGATCTACGAGTGCGGGGCGCTGCATCGCCTCGGCAGCAGTGGCATCGAGTATATTGGAGAGTAGTTCTTCGCGATCTTCTAAGTTGAGCACATAGCGCATGCGCACTTCGACTAGCTCGGGGCGTAGCTCCAGCCATTGAGCTTTAATTTCCATAACTCGGGGGTGCTTGCTGGTGCGTTTGTTCAGGGCTTTGTTGGCGCTCACAGACGAGCAGGTGTCGAGCGTCGCACTGATTGCTTCGAGGCATTCACGTTCTTCGCTGGAAAGTGATTCCCAGCTGATACTGCACAATTCGCAGCGTGCTTGAGAGAGCAGGCTGTGTAGCGCTGGTGTTTTGATGCGCATGACGAGCGCTACCCAGCGAAGTGGCCAATTGCCAAAGGCGTAGGCGAGACATGCAAAGCGAGAGGGGGCGTTGAGCAGTCGCAGTTTGGTGACGAGTGCCTGCTTTGATGTTGTCAGCTTTTGATCTGAAGTGCTGTCGATCAGTGCTTGAGCAAGCATGAATTCAAAGTCAGAGAGTCGCTCTGCGTAGGGTAGGTTTTGCCAGAGCTCGTTAAATAGCTGCGTGACGCGTGCCATGCGCAGACCGGTGGGCTCTGAAAAGGAGCAGCCAAAAAACGTCTGTGCGAGGTCGGTATAGTTGGCTGCAAGTGCCAGATATTGCTCCCGGTCACCGCGTTTAGCGGCTTTGAGGTGAGAGCGTGCCGCTTTACGGGCAGGATCTGATCGTTTGAGCCAACAGAAGATACGGCGTATGAAACCCATGGTCCTCTTCCTGGTTAATATTAGTCTAGGTCTCCGCCGGGGCGACGTTGGCATTCTATGCGGCAGTCGCTCATCACGCGGATCCATACCTCGCGTAGGTCAAAGATACGGATGTGGTTTTCCTTGCGAAAGCCTGCAAGGAACTCCGGATCCGGATGTGTGACTTGGTCGAGCAGGGCTAAAGTTTGGTTAAGCGCACTCAAGCTGTTCTTGAGGTGGCAAATGGTCAGGCCAAAATCACCGAGATCGATGGCCTGAATGGATAAAAGCACGTTCATCTCGGCCTGATGCAGGCTGTTGGCATATTTCCAACAGAGTTGCGGCGAGAGATAATTCTGGCTGTGCGCCATGTAGTGTTCCCAGCTCTGGTGCAGGTAGCGGTAAAGGGCGCGAGTCACTACGATCACCGGGTGGCGGTGCAAAGTGTAAGGTGCGTCGTGAGCGTCAAAAGGTGTCTCTCCTTCGCCCTCGTCCTCGGGTTCAGGTGCGCTGAATTCGTCTGTGAGCGAGATGTCTTCTGCGTCCCAGCCCATTTGAATCGCCACTTCATCGAGGTGATTCGGCTTGTCCTTGAGACTATTGTAGATCGAAAGGAACTTGGCGGTATCTCGGTCGGAACCTGTCAGATATTTTCGCCATTGGGATTCACCCCAAGTCGGTTCGCTGGGAGTGTCGTCCCAGTTGCCGTCGGAATGTTCAAAATTTGGATCGCTCATAGTTTTCGGATCAGATCCGATGGGGCTGAATCTGTGTTCTTCCTCTCAAAAATCAACTCCCTTTTCAGTTTGAGCTGATTTTGATTTGATTGAAGAGAGAACGCATACATACATTATCAAATATAAGGCATATCTCGTGCCATTTTCGCACTAACTCCCCAATTATTCCAGTAATGTCTCAAAGTGTTTTTCGTATGAACTGTTGGTTTGAAGGCCACGTCCAAGGCGTCGGCTTCCGCTACCAGACTATGAGTGTGGCGAAGGGCTTTGAAGTTTCTGGCACCGTGCAAAATCTGCCCGACGGTCGCGTGCTCCTCTGCGCCGAAGGCGAAGAGTCCGAGGTGCAGGCCTTCCAAGAGGCAGTCGCTGACGAACTGAAGAGCTACATTCGCAAATTTGATATCAAGACCGACAGCGGTTCGCGCACCTGCCAGAGTTTCCGTATTCTACAATAAATATGAGTCATCCAGCTATCAGTATTAAAGGTCTGACCAAGGATTTCTCCGTCGGCATGCGAGGCGTGAAGCTGCGCGCGGTGGACGATCTGAATCTAGAAGTCGGCGATAACGAAATTTTCGGTCTGCTTGGGCCGAACGGTTCTGGTAAGAGCACCACGATTAAGGTCATTCTCGGTCTGCTCGACGCCTCCGTGGGCGAGTGTAAAATCTACGGCAAGCCCAGTCATACGGTGGCGGCGCGTCATAGTGTAGGCTTTTTACCGGAAGCCCCATATTTTTACCGCTACCTCTCAGGTCGTGAGCTGGTGCGGTTCTATGCTCGAATTTGCGGAGTTTCGCGCGGTCAAATTAACGCGCAGGTCGACGAGGTGATTGAGCTTGTCGGTATGACGGAGGCGGCGCATCGCCGCGTCGGCACTTATTCGAAGGGTATGTTGCAGCGCATCGGACTCGCTCAGGCGCTGGTGCATGATCCGCAACTGGTGATTCTCGATGAGCCCACTGCGGGCGTCGATCCGCTCGGCTCGGCAGCAATTGCAGAAATTATTCGCGAGTTGAAGCGCCGTGGCAAAACCGTGCTGCTGTCCTCGCACTTACTCGCTCAAATCGAGGGCTTGTGTGACCGCGTCGCGATTTTGCACCGCGGCAAGCTGGTGCGCGAAGGCCGTGTGGATGATTTGGTGCAGGATAAGAATGCGGAGTCGCTCGTTGTTGAGGGGCTAAGCGCCGAGGGGCGTGCTGCGGTGGAGCAGGCAATTGCGGAACAAGGCGGGAAGCTTTGCCGGGTGGAAAAGCCGCGTTTGAGTTTGGATTCGCTCTTCTTACAGGAAGTGGAGCGTCGCGAGGCAGAGCGCAGCACAGGATCTAAGACAGAAGGAGGCGCACAATGAGCGGATTAATTGGTTCTATTTCTCGTATTCGGCTGATCGCCGGAAACACATTCTTGGAGGCGGTTCGGCAGAAGTTTTTCAACTCGTTGCTGCTGATTTCGGTGGCGCTGGTTGCGAGCTCGACCTTCTTTCAGCAGTTCGATTTCGGCACGGGTGAGCTCAAGTTTATCACGGACTTCGGCTTTGGGGCGCTATTTTTCTTTGGCTCGATTCTATCGATTGCGGCGACGACACAGCTGTTCTTTAGCGAGATCGAGAATCGCACTGCGCTGACGATGCTGGCGAAGCCGATCTATAAGTTGGAGTTCCTTGCCGGGAAATTTCTTGGTGCGCATTTGCTGATGTTGGTCTTTACCACAGTAATAATGCTCGTGCTTGCTGGGATTCTCTACTGGCGCGAGTCGGCCTTGATGTTGCGTCTCGGTGAGGAGTTTGCCGATGGGCGATTGATCCGCTATAGCGATTTGTTTATCTTCGGTCTGCTGCAGTGGATCAAGTTTGGCATCTTGAGTGCGATGGCGCTGTTTATTGCGAGTTTCTCAAATACCAATCTCTACACTGTGGTGGTGTCGTTCTTTATGCTGATCATTTGCCAGCTGCAATATATTGCCCGAGATGCGTATTCCAGTATGGAGCAGGGAATCGGTCAGTGGTTGGTGCGTGTGCTCGGTCTGGTCTTTCCGAACTTCCAATTGTTTAACGTCGGCGATCAGCTGGTGTTCAGTGGGAGTCGTCCGCTGCCGACTAGCGCGGTGCTGCAGATCGTGGGATATGGGCTGATCTATACCGTCGCCTTCATCCTGCTTGCCCAGGTGAATTTTAAAAAGCGGGAGATTTAGACAATGTCTGAGAGTCGTTGCCTAACTCATCCCTTTTTCTTGCGAGTGTGCAATGTGTGCCTCGTGCTGCTGGTATTGCTCGTGTTGGGCGTGGTAACACGTCCGATTGAAGCACCAGCATGGAACCTAGTGAAAGCCGGGCAG of Lentimonas sp. CC4 contains these proteins:
- a CDS encoding ABC transporter ATP-binding protein gives rise to the protein MSHPAISIKGLTKDFSVGMRGVKLRAVDDLNLEVGDNEIFGLLGPNGSGKSTTIKVILGLLDASVGECKIYGKPSHTVAARHSVGFLPEAPYFYRYLSGRELVRFYARICGVSRGQINAQVDEVIELVGMTEAAHRRVGTYSKGMLQRIGLAQALVHDPQLVILDEPTAGVDPLGSAAIAEIIRELKRRGKTVLLSSHLLAQIEGLCDRVAILHRGKLVREGRVDDLVQDKNAESLVVEGLSAEGRAAVEQAIAEQGGKLCRVEKPRLSLDSLFLQEVERREAERSTGSKTEGGAQ
- a CDS encoding TonB-dependent receptor, yielding MLSLSGTAFAEDVPTTIEGESGGFALPTLVINGQETANLLPVTTYDSLVSDLQFNPRVDLQARNMAEAQGDVSIRGGIFENTGFQVGAATIIDPQTGHYSAELPIAPEMMGNAQVLTGADNALYGFNSSVGTIKYDWSQIQDGGSATVGGGDHDLNFQRIHQAFTGDFANTDEWSWGVEAEYSRSESDGTIKHGDHDFNRTTGRVQLLGPESQTDFFAGYQEKFFGWTNLYTPFGVNETENLKTRLFSINHQQNYGTDSNWELSTYYRRHSDYYVYDRENPAIYNATHETKSGALAFAGKHEINEAFAINHSSQFTADNIDSTSLENNFTSRSYYKVSILPEYRMQLAENEKLSVRAGATYDDTNRDSSKVSPISDITWKRTHANGQFDKVYLSYAQATQVAGYTAIGGSETGGLFRSNYDLDRETSQNLELGFALDRTEWSFQSAVFYRWDDDLVDWTYSNSNTSARSANSVDIETFGIELIGTRRWGKVEGIISYAYLHKDEDYGDDNIDGSYYALNYPDHRATLGAIWRPIEMLEFRIDNEWRSQEDNDLRNGSNNAFFTVVGLSIFPPQVDGLELFASVDNAWDDDFEEVPGTPGRGDQVSVGATYRW
- a CDS encoding metallophosphoesterase family protein — protein: MLLSPRHLSALIPLAFIATSAALQADIVAGPMLGHIDMREANVWVQTDAPTKVRVAYAEQGKSDALRWSHTVETQYAENNTATLMLNAVEPGKKYNYRIELDGKLTEDQNTFTTPDNYLGRTPPPDLRIAVGGSHYVTEEGFEPPYQILGGGYGIFSTILAEKPELMIWTGNTAHLRDSDWASKSGTLKRFSTARSVSELQPLLASLPHYATWSHADYGTENAGKFYSYRQHAEDSFKAYWPQPVEVVSLDGITTRFRRSDVDFFMLDTRSYRDDAASSHHLPEMLGKAQIEWLRQEIINSTATFKVIVAGAPILNPADNRSNLSYAEREHSDLLQMLRDERIAGLFFISGGKYYGELTRLVHANSYNLFDLTLGPLTANPKENQDELNFFRMPGTSTFERHFALLDFTGPEEDRAISIKVMSMEGKELWQRTIQASQLQPAEK
- a CDS encoding acylphosphatase; protein product: MSQSVFRMNCWFEGHVQGVGFRYQTMSVAKGFEVSGTVQNLPDGRVLLCAEGEESEVQAFQEAVADELKSYIRKFDIKTDSGSRTCQSFRILQ
- the lipB gene encoding lipoyl(octanoyl) transferase LipB → MIKNCDIPPLDTIDWGRTEYEDAFERQKTLVDLRRANQAPDTLVFTEHAPVYTIGMRKGADQHLIWNEAQLTAQGVSVIRSNRGGDITYHGPGQIVGYPIISLQERRDLHAYLRDLEEVVIRTLATFGLQSARREGKTGIWLGERKICAIGVAVRTWVTYHGFALNVNPDMNHFKGIVPCGITDGTVTSMQAELGEPIDLAIVKARLAVEFQKVFRNTAAPHEQP
- the lipA gene encoding lipoyl synthase, whose translation is MNNRKPEWLRAKLPTSVEYKEVREIVDTHDLHTVCKSAQCPNMGECWSRGTATVMILGNICTRSCTFCAIQTGRPTELDLGEPARVAESIAKMDLKHAVITSVARDDLKDGGAAVWAATIRAIHHRKPECAVEVLTADFRGQQEYLDVVLDACPDIFNHNLETVKRLQRPIRKTARYDRSLWVLEHAKSRGFTTKSGIMLGIGETEDEIKEVLQDMQKVGVDILTIGQYLQPTKKHQPIDRWVTPEEFAEWKEYALSIGFGACESGPLVRSSYHADEQSAMFDVRARRAEMLAAQKAEKEAAEVASV
- a CDS encoding ABC transporter permease subunit; this encodes MSGLIGSISRIRLIAGNTFLEAVRQKFFNSLLLISVALVASSTFFQQFDFGTGELKFITDFGFGALFFFGSILSIAATTQLFFSEIENRTALTMLAKPIYKLEFLAGKFLGAHLLMLVFTTVIMLVLAGILYWRESALMLRLGEEFADGRLIRYSDLFIFGLLQWIKFGILSAMALFIASFSNTNLYTVVVSFFMLIICQLQYIARDAYSSMEQGIGQWLVRVLGLVFPNFQLFNVGDQLVFSGSRPLPTSAVLQIVGYGLIYTVAFILLAQVNFKKREI